In a single window of the Mesoplodon densirostris isolate mMesDen1 chromosome 16, mMesDen1 primary haplotype, whole genome shotgun sequence genome:
- the ANKRD61 gene encoding LOW QUALITY PROTEIN: ankyrin repeat domain-containing protein 61 (The sequence of the model RefSeq protein was modified relative to this genomic sequence to represent the inferred CDS: inserted 2 bases in 2 codons), which yields MGNITKRGSRGLVVDGAQALEEGAAVSFHTRLYEAILREGGTALRALLRSHXVNQPMAVLANSTSYRSLLSQQTQSIIPIHLAVEYRKAQSLLCLLEHGADPEVRDTRGLTTLHLMLLHWPITSTMWTKPGNRIQRILTDIQNDAVLCLRILCEHGAQVNVRVDSNNGRSRLHLAITYGTYPVLSILAQNGAQVNAINESSMAPLHMAADIVNKEMMETLIAHGANVNCTVSSTGNTALKLAVCTVASKAVRLLAAGLSCIRLLLVHGAQVNTQDHEGQAAIHKACFGGREAXNLLLEFEANVNIVTRNGESPIYMYLQRGSNITDTALLTRLLYHSYPLRLTNNQGILPAGITLPEFHLLRETLIKLSQKPLSLADNCKRNVRNIYGEKQKQHLKRLLPGKIWNSVYGYYDLAHLLK from the exons ATGGGAAACATAACCAAGAGAGGCAGCAGGGGGCTGGTGGTTGACGGGGCCCAGGCCCTGGAAGAGGGCGCAGCGGTGTCATTCCACACCAGGCTCTACGAGGCCATCCTGAGGGAGGGCGGCACCGCACTCCGGGCTCTGCTTAGAAGCC CTGTCAACCAGCCCATGGCCGTTCTGGCCAACTCCACCAGCTACAGATCACTGCTGAGCCAG CAGACGCAGTCCATCATCCCCATCCACCTGGCCGTGGAATACCGCAAGGCACAGAGTTTGCTTTGTTTGTTAGAACATGGTGCAGACCCAGAAGTAAG AGACACAAGAGGCCTCACTACGCTCCACCTGATGCTCCTGCACTGGCCCATCACCTCTACCATGTGGACGAAGCCGGGGAACAGAATCCAAAGGATCCTGACGGACATCCAGAACGATGCAGTCCTGTGTCTCCGCATTTTGTGCGAACACGGGGCCCAGGTGAATGTGCGAGTGGATAGCAACAACGGGCGCTCCCGGCTCCACCTGGCCATTACATACGGGACCTACCCAGTTCTCTCCATCCTGGCCCAGAATGGTGCCCAGGTCAACGCCATAAACGAGTCCAGCATGGCACCCCTGCACATGGCTGCAGATATAGTGAATAAGGAGATGATGGAAACGCTCATTGCCCACGGGGCGAACGTCAACTGCACCGTCTCCTCCACAGGCAACACGGCCCTGAAGCTGGCGGTGTGCACCGTGGCAAGCAAGGCCGTCCGGCTGCTGGCTGCAGGCCTGAGCTGCATCCGCCTGCTGCTTGTTCACGGAGCCCAGGTGAATACGCAGGACCATGAAGGTCAAGCTGCGATCCACAAGGCATGTTTTGGAGGCAGAGAGG ATAATCTCTTGCTCGAATTTGAAGCCAATGTTAACATAGTAACAAGAAATGGGGAATCTCCGATATATATGTACCTTCAGCGCGGTTCCAATATAACAGACACGGCACTTCTCACCAGGCTGCTTTACCACTCTTATCCTTTGAGATTGACCAATAACCAAGGAATTCTACCTGCAGGAATCACGCTCCCAGAATTCCACCTCCTAAGGGAAACCCTAATAAAGTTATCTCAAAAACCCTTATCCCTAGCGGACAACTGTAAAAGAAATGTCAGAAATATTTATGGGGAGAAACAAAAACAGCACTTGAAGCGACTTCTCCCAGGGAAGATCTGGAATTCTGTATATGGTTATTATGATTTAGCTCACCTCCTGAAATAA
- the AIMP2 gene encoding aminoacyl tRNA synthase complex-interacting multifunctional protein 2 isoform X2: MPMYQEEPDASLQALESRQDDILKRLYELKAAVDGLSKMIQTPDADLDVTNIIQADEPAALSTSALDLNSVLGKDYGALKDIVINANPASPPLSLLVLHRLLCDHYRVLSTVHTHSAVKSVPANLLRCFGEQTRQQPRHEYQLGFTLIWKDVPKTQMKFSVQTMCPIEGEGNIARFLFSLFGQKQDAVNLTLIDSWVDIAIFQLKEGSSKEKAAVFRSMNSALGKSPWLVGNELTVADVMLWSVLQQTGGCSGTAPANVQKWMRACENLAPFHTALKLLQGASVTDFKGFKF, from the exons ATGCCGATGTACCAG GAAGAGCCAGATGCATCTCTTCAAGCTCTTGAGTCCCGCcaagatgatattttaaaacGTCTGTATGAATTGAAAGCTGCGGTCGATGGTCTCTCCAAGATGATTCAGACGCCAGACGCGGACTTGGATGTAACCAACATAATCCAAGCTGACGAGCCCGCTGCTTTATCGACCAGTGCATTGGACTTAAATTCCGTGCTTGGAAAG GATTACGGGGCACTGAAGGACATCGTGATCAACGCCAACCCCGCCTCGCCACCCCTCTCCCTGCTTGTGCTGCACCGGCTGCTCTGTGACCACTACAGGGTCCTGTCCACCGTTCACACGCACTCAGCGGTCAAGAGCGTGCCGGCAAACCTCCTCAGGTGCTTCGGCGAGCAGACGAGGCAGCAGCCCCGTCACGAGTACCAGCTGGGCTTTACTCTGATTTGGAAGGACG TGCCGAAGACTCAGATGAAGTTCAGTGTCCAAACGATGTGTCCCATCGAAGGAGAAGGGAACATTGCACGcttcctgttctctctctttGGCCAGAAGCAGGATGCTGTGAATTTAACCCTTATAGATAGCTGGGTAGATATAGCTATTTTTCAGCTAAAAGAGGGAAGCAGTAAAGAAAAAGCTGCTGTGTTCCGTTCCATGAACTCTGCTCTCGGGAAGAGCCCCTGGCTCGTCGGGAATGAACTCACGGTGGCGGATGTCATGCTGTGGTCTGTTCTCCAGCAGACGGGGGGCTGCAGTGGGACGGCACCAGCCAACGTGCAGAAGTGGATGAGGGCCTGTGAAAACCTGGCGCCTTTTCACACGGCCCTCAAGCTCCTTCAGGGAGCTTCGGTCACTGATTTTAAAGGGTTTAAATTTTAA
- the AIMP2 gene encoding aminoacyl tRNA synthase complex-interacting multifunctional protein 2 isoform X1, producing MPMYQVKPYHEGSGSLRVELPTCMYRLPNVHGRIGSPAPAASHVQEEPDASLQALESRQDDILKRLYELKAAVDGLSKMIQTPDADLDVTNIIQADEPAALSTSALDLNSVLGKDYGALKDIVINANPASPPLSLLVLHRLLCDHYRVLSTVHTHSAVKSVPANLLRCFGEQTRQQPRHEYQLGFTLIWKDVPKTQMKFSVQTMCPIEGEGNIARFLFSLFGQKQDAVNLTLIDSWVDIAIFQLKEGSSKEKAAVFRSMNSALGKSPWLVGNELTVADVMLWSVLQQTGGCSGTAPANVQKWMRACENLAPFHTALKLLQGASVTDFKGFKF from the exons ATGCCGATGTACCAGGTAAAGCCCTATCACGAGGGCAGTGGATCTCTCCGTGTAGAGCTTCCCACCTGCATGTACCGGCTCCCCAACGTGCACGGTAGGATCGGCAGCCCCGCGCCAGCAGCGAGCCACGTGCAG GAAGAGCCAGATGCATCTCTTCAAGCTCTTGAGTCCCGCcaagatgatattttaaaacGTCTGTATGAATTGAAAGCTGCGGTCGATGGTCTCTCCAAGATGATTCAGACGCCAGACGCGGACTTGGATGTAACCAACATAATCCAAGCTGACGAGCCCGCTGCTTTATCGACCAGTGCATTGGACTTAAATTCCGTGCTTGGAAAG GATTACGGGGCACTGAAGGACATCGTGATCAACGCCAACCCCGCCTCGCCACCCCTCTCCCTGCTTGTGCTGCACCGGCTGCTCTGTGACCACTACAGGGTCCTGTCCACCGTTCACACGCACTCAGCGGTCAAGAGCGTGCCGGCAAACCTCCTCAGGTGCTTCGGCGAGCAGACGAGGCAGCAGCCCCGTCACGAGTACCAGCTGGGCTTTACTCTGATTTGGAAGGACG TGCCGAAGACTCAGATGAAGTTCAGTGTCCAAACGATGTGTCCCATCGAAGGAGAAGGGAACATTGCACGcttcctgttctctctctttGGCCAGAAGCAGGATGCTGTGAATTTAACCCTTATAGATAGCTGGGTAGATATAGCTATTTTTCAGCTAAAAGAGGGAAGCAGTAAAGAAAAAGCTGCTGTGTTCCGTTCCATGAACTCTGCTCTCGGGAAGAGCCCCTGGCTCGTCGGGAATGAACTCACGGTGGCGGATGTCATGCTGTGGTCTGTTCTCCAGCAGACGGGGGGCTGCAGTGGGACGGCACCAGCCAACGTGCAGAAGTGGATGAGGGCCTGTGAAAACCTGGCGCCTTTTCACACGGCCCTCAAGCTCCTTCAGGGAGCTTCGGTCACTGATTTTAAAGGGTTTAAATTTTAA